A genomic stretch from Candidatus Kapaibacterium thiocyanatum includes:
- a CDS encoding DNA-binding response regulator (response regulator in two-component regulatory system with CusS; regulates the copper efflux system): MRVLIIEDEPKVAAFLRKGFAELGWSVDLANDGKSGIASALAGTYDVIVLDLLLPLVHGLDVCKAIRSVRTTPILMLTALGTTEDKVKGLELGADDYVVKPFQFEELVARARVLTRRHGRSEPELFRVGDLVLDAERRLVSRAGTEIALTPREYALLLELIRQPGKTFTRAELAQRVWGISHDTGTNIIDVYIKYLRNKIDRPYERKLIHTVHGTGYIIRDDVP, translated from the coding sequence ATGCGTGTACTCATCATCGAGGACGAACCCAAGGTAGCCGCCTTCCTGCGGAAGGGCTTCGCGGAACTCGGCTGGTCCGTGGATCTGGCGAACGACGGCAAGTCGGGTATCGCGAGTGCGCTCGCCGGAACGTATGACGTCATCGTCCTCGACCTCCTTCTGCCGCTCGTGCACGGACTGGACGTATGCAAGGCCATCCGTTCCGTCCGTACGACTCCGATCCTGATGCTGACGGCACTGGGAACGACCGAGGACAAGGTCAAGGGTCTCGAACTCGGTGCCGACGACTACGTAGTGAAACCATTCCAGTTCGAAGAACTGGTCGCGAGAGCTCGTGTTCTGACACGCCGTCATGGCAGGTCCGAACCCGAGCTTTTTCGTGTCGGTGACCTCGTCCTCGATGCGGAACGCCGCCTCGTCTCCCGCGCCGGTACGGAAATCGCACTCACGCCGCGTGAATACGCCCTGCTCCTCGAACTCATCAGACAACCGGGCAAGACGTTCACCCGCGCCGAACTGGCACAGCGTGTCTGGGGTATCTCGCACGACACCGGCACGAACATCATCGACGTCTACATCAAGTATCTCCGCAACAAGATCGACAGACCGTACGAACGGAAGCTGATCCATACGGTCCACGGCACCGGATACATCATCCGCGACGACGTGCCATGA
- the secA gene encoding preprotein translocase subunit SecA (functions in protein export; can interact with acidic membrane phospholipids and the SecYEG protein complex; binds to preproteins; binds to ATP and undergoes a conformational change to promote membrane insertion of SecA/bound preprotein; ATP hydrolysis appears to drive release of the preprotein from SecA and deinsertion of SecA from the membrane; additional proteins SecD/F/YajC aid SecA recycling; exists in an equilibrium between monomers and dimers; may possibly form higher order oligomers; in some organisms, there are paralogous proteins that have been found to be nonessential but do function in secretion of a subset of exported proteins) yields MISLLKKIFGTKHDKDVKALLPIVDEINEIYETYHTLSDDDLRAKTDEFRQQIAASIQSLVEEEEAIREQLRNDGSMTHIERSNAYARIGEIEREKFKTVQETLDGILPEAFALVKQACKRLVGLEYDVVGQQLRWDMVPYDVQLIGGIVLHQGKISEMATGEGKTLVATLPLYLNALAGRGVHLVTVNDYLARRDREWMQPIFDMLGISTGCIQSNMPPQQRKAEYQADITYGTNNEFGFDYLRDNMVNDAVDMGQRGHWFAIVDEVDSVLIDEARTPLIISGPVTTASSDQAFVEMNPRVRRLVEVQSRLINTLVADAEKLSASGTKEDRAKAGVCILSAHRGMPKHNRLAKLLQDPDNMKLLKETELDYLKEQGQRMHVIDDELFFTVDEKNHQIDISDKGRELLCSAQEDPEMFVIPDIASEMSALEGDETITGQDKQEKKDALMRVFAERSDRIHVINQLLRAYSLYVRDDEYVVQEGKIKIVDEFTGRILEGRRYSDGLHQAIEAKEGVMVEQDTQTFATVTLQNYFRLYHKLAGMTGTAETEAGEFFEIYKLDVVVIPTNRGIARKDLDDLIYRTKREKYNAVVEAVQQYIKDGRAVLVGTTSVEVSEVLSKMLKRANVPHNVLNAKQHQREAEIVSGAGRKAAVTIATNMAGRGTDIKLDADVKANGGLAIIGTERHEARRIDRQLRGRAGRQGDPGSSQFFISLEDDLMRLFGGERIAAVMQRLKVPEGEPIQSPLVTKSVGNAQKRVEGNNFGVRKRLLEYDNVMNQQREVIYDRRRHALMGERMRGDFFEYINEMSEDWYDQFHGENDTDGFKNAVRTTLLCEPDITEQDFSSLKKEDVVQRVVDAATDFYDRKETMLGNEFMGALERVATLQTIDDRWREHLRGMDDLKEGIYLRAYGQKDPLLEYKQEAYKIFIDLVKDINKDSVHFAFRYFPAVAQQQQRAQEPVEQQQEQRPAPAQRPAPQPPAARSVTASRPLTFSHPTASSSFGGAEETERVPAQQNVTTVRNEGPAIGRNEPCPHHPERKFKNCCGADGSKHCVRTS; encoded by the coding sequence ATGATCAGCCTGCTCAAGAAGATCTTCGGCACAAAACACGACAAGGACGTCAAGGCCTTGTTGCCGATCGTCGATGAGATCAACGAGATCTACGAGACCTACCATACGCTGAGCGACGACGATCTGCGCGCGAAGACCGACGAGTTCCGACAGCAGATCGCCGCCTCCATCCAAAGTCTCGTCGAAGAGGAAGAGGCTATCCGTGAGCAGCTCCGCAACGATGGCAGCATGACGCACATCGAGCGCTCCAACGCCTATGCCCGCATCGGCGAGATCGAACGCGAGAAATTCAAGACCGTACAGGAAACGCTGGACGGCATCCTGCCCGAAGCCTTCGCACTGGTGAAGCAGGCATGCAAGCGCCTGGTCGGACTCGAGTACGACGTCGTCGGCCAGCAGCTCCGCTGGGACATGGTCCCCTACGATGTCCAGCTCATCGGCGGTATCGTCCTGCACCAGGGCAAGATCTCGGAAATGGCCACGGGTGAAGGCAAGACGCTCGTCGCCACCCTGCCGCTCTATCTCAATGCGCTCGCAGGACGCGGCGTGCACCTCGTGACCGTCAACGACTACCTGGCCCGACGCGACCGCGAGTGGATGCAGCCCATCTTCGACATGCTCGGCATCTCGACCGGCTGCATCCAGTCCAACATGCCTCCCCAGCAACGGAAGGCCGAATACCAGGCCGACATCACCTACGGTACGAACAACGAATTCGGCTTCGACTATCTGCGCGACAACATGGTGAACGACGCCGTCGACATGGGGCAGCGTGGGCACTGGTTCGCCATCGTCGACGAAGTCGACTCCGTCCTCATCGACGAAGCCCGTACTCCGCTCATCATCTCCGGTCCGGTAACGACCGCCAGCTCCGATCAGGCCTTCGTGGAAATGAATCCCCGCGTACGCCGCCTGGTCGAAGTCCAGAGCCGCCTCATCAACACCCTCGTCGCCGACGCCGAGAAACTGTCGGCATCGGGTACGAAGGAAGACCGCGCCAAGGCCGGCGTATGCATCCTCAGTGCGCACCGCGGTATGCCCAAGCACAACCGCCTGGCCAAGCTGCTGCAGGATCCGGACAACATGAAGCTCCTCAAGGAAACGGAGCTCGACTACCTGAAGGAGCAAGGACAGCGCATGCACGTCATCGACGACGAGCTGTTCTTCACCGTCGACGAGAAGAATCACCAGATCGACATCTCCGACAAGGGCCGCGAACTCCTCTGTTCCGCCCAGGAAGATCCCGAGATGTTCGTGATCCCCGACATCGCGTCGGAGATGAGCGCCCTCGAAGGCGACGAGACGATCACGGGACAGGACAAGCAGGAGAAGAAGGACGCACTCATGCGCGTGTTCGCCGAACGGTCGGACCGCATCCACGTCATCAACCAGTTACTGCGCGCCTACTCGCTCTACGTGAGAGACGACGAATACGTCGTTCAGGAAGGCAAGATCAAGATCGTGGACGAGTTCACGGGCCGTATCCTCGAAGGGCGCCGTTACTCGGACGGACTGCACCAGGCCATCGAAGCCAAGGAAGGCGTGATGGTCGAACAGGATACGCAGACGTTCGCCACGGTCACGCTGCAGAACTACTTCCGCCTGTACCACAAGCTGGCCGGCATGACCGGTACCGCCGAAACGGAAGCGGGAGAATTCTTCGAGATCTACAAGCTCGACGTCGTCGTCATTCCCACCAACCGCGGAATCGCACGGAAGGACCTCGACGACCTGATCTACCGTACCAAGCGCGAGAAGTACAACGCCGTCGTCGAAGCCGTCCAGCAATACATCAAGGACGGCCGCGCCGTCCTCGTGGGCACGACCAGCGTCGAAGTATCGGAAGTACTGAGCAAGATGCTCAAGCGCGCCAACGTACCGCACAACGTCCTCAACGCCAAACAGCACCAGCGCGAGGCCGAGATCGTATCGGGCGCCGGACGCAAGGCGGCCGTGACCATCGCCACGAACATGGCCGGCCGCGGTACCGACATCAAGCTGGATGCCGACGTGAAGGCCAACGGCGGCCTCGCCATCATCGGTACCGAGCGCCACGAAGCACGACGGATCGACCGCCAGTTGCGCGGCCGCGCAGGCCGTCAGGGTGACCCGGGATCGTCGCAGTTCTTCATCTCGCTCGAGGATGACCTCATGCGCCTCTTCGGTGGCGAGCGTATCGCCGCGGTGATGCAGCGTCTGAAGGTACCCGAAGGTGAGCCCATCCAGAGCCCCCTCGTGACGAAGTCCGTAGGCAACGCCCAGAAGCGCGTCGAAGGCAACAACTTCGGCGTCCGGAAGCGCCTGCTCGAATACGACAACGTCATGAACCAGCAACGCGAAGTGATTTACGACCGCCGCCGCCACGCCCTCATGGGCGAGCGCATGCGCGGTGACTTCTTCGAATACATCAACGAGATGTCGGAGGACTGGTACGACCAGTTCCACGGCGAGAACGATACGGACGGCTTCAAGAATGCCGTGCGTACGACGTTGCTCTGCGAACCCGACATCACGGAACAGGACTTCTCGTCGCTGAAGAAGGAAGACGTCGTCCAGCGTGTCGTCGATGCGGCCACCGACTTCTACGACCGCAAGGAAACGATGCTCGGCAACGAATTCATGGGCGCACTGGAACGCGTGGCCACGCTGCAGACGATCGACGATCGCTGGCGCGAACACCTCCGCGGCATGGACGATCTCAAGGAAGGTATCTACCTCCGCGCCTACGGACAGAAGGATCCGCTGCTCGAATACAAGCAGGAAGCGTACAAGATCTTCATCGATCTCGTGAAGGACATCAACAAGGACTCCGTCCACTTCGCCTTCCGCTACTTCCCTGCCGTCGCCCAGCAACAGCAGCGCGCACAGGAACCGGTCGAGCAGCAACAGGAGCAACGTCCCGCCCCCGCGCAACGCCCGGCACCGCAGCCTCCTGCAGCACGGTCCGTCACGGCTTCACGTCCTCTGACGTTCTCCCATCCTACGGCGTCGTCGTCGTTCGGTGGAGCCGAAGAGACGGAACGCGTGCCCGCGCAACAGAACGTCACCACGGTCCGCAACGAAGGCCCCGCCATCGGTCGCAACGAACCGTGTCCGCACCATCCGGAGAGGAAATTCAAGAACTGCTGCGGCGCCGACGGAAGCAAGCACTGTGTCCGCACGTCATAA
- a CDS encoding glutamate dehydrogenase — MQSVNEYFDKAATATNHPKGLLDQIKVCNSVYYMQFPVRIKGEIQVVQAWRAEHSHHKLPCKGGIRYAETVDQDEVQALAALMTYKCAVVDVPFGGGKGGIRINPKNYSAEELERITRRYTVELIHKNFIGPSVDVPAPDYGTGPREMAWIADTYQAFAKDEINALACVTGKPVGQGGVRGRTAATGRGLFYAVREAVGDARLMKKLKLETGLDGKRIIIQGFGNVGYHAAKFLQEGGATIIGIIEWDGAVVNPKGIDVEALNKHRQSTGTITGFAGGKTIKDGNSVLEHECDILVPAALESQIYKENAPKIKAKIIAEGANGPVTSVAEEILLKKGILVMPDMFVNAGGVVVSYFEWLKNISHVRFGRMDKRFEEGSNTRLVDTIERLTGKSLSQTEKRMVARGADEEDIVNSGLEDTMISSYHNIMDIYFGQPKIKDMRTAAFVNSIDKIATAYAQLGIFP; from the coding sequence CTGCAGTCGGTGAACGAGTACTTCGACAAGGCAGCAACAGCAACGAACCACCCCAAGGGTCTGCTCGATCAGATCAAGGTTTGCAACTCGGTGTACTACATGCAGTTCCCGGTTCGCATCAAGGGTGAAATCCAGGTCGTCCAGGCATGGCGTGCCGAGCACTCGCACCACAAGCTTCCCTGCAAGGGCGGTATCCGCTACGCCGAAACCGTCGATCAGGACGAAGTACAGGCACTCGCTGCGCTCATGACCTACAAGTGCGCGGTCGTGGACGTACCCTTCGGTGGTGGCAAGGGCGGTATTCGCATCAATCCGAAGAACTACTCTGCGGAAGAACTGGAACGCATCACCCGCCGCTATACGGTGGAGCTGATCCACAAGAATTTTATCGGGCCGTCGGTGGACGTACCCGCTCCCGACTACGGCACCGGCCCACGTGAAATGGCATGGATCGCCGATACCTACCAGGCCTTCGCCAAGGACGAGATCAACGCTCTCGCCTGCGTGACGGGCAAGCCCGTCGGTCAAGGCGGCGTACGCGGCCGTACGGCGGCTACGGGCCGTGGCCTCTTCTATGCCGTTCGCGAAGCCGTCGGCGACGCACGTCTGATGAAGAAGCTCAAGCTCGAAACGGGCCTCGACGGCAAGCGCATCATCATCCAGGGCTTCGGTAACGTGGGCTACCACGCCGCCAAGTTCCTCCAGGAAGGTGGAGCCACGATCATCGGTATCATCGAATGGGACGGCGCCGTCGTCAACCCGAAGGGTATCGACGTCGAAGCCCTCAACAAGCACCGCCAGTCCACGGGAACGATCACCGGCTTCGCCGGCGGCAAGACCATCAAGGACGGCAACAGCGTCCTCGAACATGAATGCGACATCCTCGTCCCTGCCGCTCTCGAATCGCAGATCTACAAGGAAAACGCACCGAAGATCAAGGCCAAGATCATCGCCGAAGGCGCCAACGGCCCGGTAACGTCCGTCGCCGAAGAAATCCTGCTCAAGAAGGGAATCCTCGTGATGCCCGACATGTTCGTGAACGCAGGCGGCGTCGTGGTATCCTACTTCGAATGGCTGAAGAACATCTCCCACGTACGCTTCGGCCGTATGGACAAGCGCTTCGAGGAAGGTTCCAACACGCGCCTCGTCGATACGATCGAACGTCTGACGGGCAAGAGCCTGTCGCAGACGGAAAAGCGCATGGTGGCCCGCGGTGCGGATGAAGAGGATATCGTGAACTCCGGTCTGGAAGACACGATGATCTCCAGCTATCATAACATCATGGACATCTACTTCGGTCAGCCCAAGATCAAGGACATGCGTACTGCGGCCTTCGTCAATTCGATCGACAAGATCGCGACCGCGTACGCACAACTCGGCATCTTCCCCTGA
- a CDS encoding 4-hydroxyphenylpyruvate dioxygenase: protein MTAPAPSTTEDFLPINGTDYIEFYVGNAKQAAFFYRTAFGFQLVAYAGPETGVRDRASYVLQQGKIRFVLTTPMHPDSDINAHIAKHGDGVKVMALWVDDAEKSWKETTSRGAKNAGEPRTLTDSFGEVKTASIHTYGDTIHTFVERRNYSGPFMPGYEPMTDNYITTPVGLLHVDHCVGNVELGRMDEWVKFYEDVMGFKLLLTFDDTDISTEYSALMSKVVSNGSGYVKFPINEPAAGRKKSQIDEYLEFYHGPGVQHIAIATNDIISTVSELQRRGVQFLTVPDTYYADLLERIGKIDEDLEPLRKLGILVDRDDEGYLLQIFTKPLEDRPTLFFEIIQRKGARSFGKGNFKALFEAIEREQARRGNL from the coding sequence ATGACGGCTCCCGCGCCGTCGACAACCGAGGACTTCCTGCCCATCAACGGCACGGACTACATCGAATTCTACGTCGGCAACGCCAAGCAGGCGGCCTTCTTCTACCGTACGGCCTTCGGCTTCCAGCTCGTGGCCTATGCAGGCCCCGAAACGGGTGTCCGCGACCGTGCGTCCTACGTGCTGCAGCAGGGCAAGATCCGTTTCGTACTCACCACGCCCATGCACCCGGATTCCGACATCAACGCCCATATCGCGAAGCATGGTGACGGTGTGAAGGTCATGGCCCTGTGGGTCGATGATGCGGAGAAGTCGTGGAAGGAAACCACGTCGCGCGGTGCGAAGAATGCAGGCGAACCCCGCACGCTGACCGACTCCTTCGGCGAAGTCAAGACGGCTTCCATCCACACGTACGGCGATACGATCCATACGTTCGTCGAGCGCCGCAACTACTCCGGTCCCTTCATGCCCGGCTACGAGCCGATGACGGACAACTACATCACGACGCCCGTAGGGCTGCTCCACGTGGATCACTGCGTGGGCAACGTCGAACTCGGCCGCATGGACGAATGGGTGAAGTTCTACGAAGACGTCATGGGCTTCAAGCTTCTGCTGACGTTCGACGACACGGACATCTCCACGGAGTATTCGGCACTCATGTCGAAGGTCGTCTCCAACGGATCGGGCTACGTCAAGTTCCCCATCAACGAACCGGCCGCTGGACGCAAGAAGTCGCAGATCGACGAATACCTCGAATTCTATCATGGCCCCGGTGTTCAGCACATCGCCATCGCCACGAACGACATCATCAGCACGGTGAGCGAACTCCAGCGCCGCGGCGTGCAGTTCCTGACCGTTCCGGACACCTACTACGCCGATCTGCTGGAGCGTATCGGCAAGATCGACGAAGACCTCGAACCTCTCCGCAAGCTCGGCATTCTCGTCGACCGCGACGATGAAGGCTACCTGCTCCAGATCTTCACCAAGCCCCTCGAAGACAGGCCTACCCTCTTCTTCGAGATCATCCAACGCAAGGGTGCTCGTTCCTTCGGCAAGGGGAACTTCAAGGCGTTGTTTGAGGCCATCGAACGCGAACAGGCTCGCCGCGGCAACCTGTAA
- a CDS encoding histidinol-phosphate transaminase encodes MISTPSHLHHLAVYTPGASPEEIRRQYGLSNVEKLASNENPSGSSPLAIAAAQQALASASIYPDGGQRLRARLADVHGVTPAHISVNNGSDPIIHQIMHTFLLPGETALSCRGGFVSFGIAVRSTGTEPQFVPLTDDYRFDVHALAAAIMPQTKVIYIPNPNNPTGTHITRDELTWFLDQVPNDRLVILDEAYCEYASHLAPDTYPDASTMGRDNVIVLRTFSKAYGLAALRVGYAVGHPDVIQWLLRTKLPFDPNGPACAAAVAALDDKDFVRKTVELNAEGLALLHETLRTNGYRTSNSIANFVMVDCGSPDHATTFHRTLLERGFISRPLAGFGLPHCVRISTGTNDQNRRLAAVLRELAGAFVTI; translated from the coding sequence ATGATATCGACACCCTCTCATCTTCATCATCTTGCCGTCTACACTCCTGGTGCCTCACCCGAAGAGATCCGTCGGCAATACGGCCTGTCCAACGTCGAAAAACTCGCCTCGAACGAGAATCCTTCCGGTTCTTCGCCCCTCGCCATCGCCGCCGCGCAGCAGGCTCTCGCGTCCGCGAGCATCTACCCCGACGGCGGACAACGGCTGCGGGCGCGTCTGGCGGACGTCCACGGCGTGACGCCTGCCCACATCAGCGTCAACAACGGCAGCGATCCGATCATCCATCAGATCATGCATACGTTCCTCCTTCCCGGAGAAACGGCGCTGTCGTGCCGCGGAGGCTTCGTCAGTTTCGGCATCGCCGTACGGTCGACCGGTACGGAACCGCAGTTCGTTCCGCTCACCGACGACTACCGGTTCGACGTCCATGCCCTTGCCGCGGCCATCATGCCGCAGACCAAGGTCATCTACATCCCGAATCCGAACAATCCCACCGGAACGCACATCACCAGGGACGAGCTGACGTGGTTCCTCGACCAGGTACCGAATGACAGGCTCGTCATCCTCGACGAAGCCTACTGCGAGTATGCATCGCATCTCGCACCGGACACCTATCCCGATGCGTCGACGATGGGACGTGACAATGTGATCGTGCTGAGAACGTTCTCCAAGGCCTACGGTCTCGCGGCCCTGCGCGTGGGATATGCCGTGGGTCATCCCGACGTCATCCAGTGGCTGTTGCGTACGAAGCTGCCGTTCGATCCGAACGGCCCCGCCTGCGCCGCAGCCGTTGCAGCACTCGACGACAAGGACTTCGTGCGGAAGACCGTGGAACTCAACGCGGAAGGCCTGGCCCTCCTGCACGAGACACTTCGCACGAACGGCTACCGGACCTCGAACTCCATCGCGAATTTCGTGATGGTGGATTGCGGTTCGCCGGACCATGCAACGACATTTCATCGTACGTTGCTGGAACGTGGCTTCATTTCGCGTCCGCTCGCAGGCTTCGGTCTGCCGCACTGCGTACGCATCAGTACGGGCACGAACGATCAGAATCGGCGGCTCGCAGCCGTGCTGCGCGAACTCGCCGGCGCTTTTGTTACAATCTGA
- a CDS encoding L-asparaginase produces MSRRPRVVIIFTGGTIASKLDKEWGGVVPSMSGGEILAQIPGIHDVADILIHEYGTLPGPHITPARMLEISRIVQGYADDTSIDGIVITHGTDTLEETAYFLDCTVDTAKPVIVIGAMRNSSEPDWDGPRNVRDAVTVAANPGVSGLGVMVCLGGMLTAASEASKTDTEDLNTFTSFDFGPLGRVTNGHLLIHRRPLHREVFRVGELPSSVPLLKSYAGMDGMLVRACREQGAQGLVVEAFGVGNVTPPVYYELSEAVAAGLPVVLVSRCPVGRIEHTYAYEGAGRHLHEAGVIFADYLNGQKARIKLMCALGAGVTVDGIRVAFEWADAAEDITT; encoded by the coding sequence ATGTCCCGTCGACCGCGAGTCGTCATCATTTTTACCGGCGGTACCATCGCCTCCAAACTCGACAAGGAGTGGGGTGGAGTGGTTCCGAGTATGTCGGGTGGCGAGATCCTCGCCCAGATTCCCGGCATCCACGATGTCGCCGACATCCTCATCCACGAATACGGAACCTTGCCCGGACCCCACATCACCCCGGCCCGTATGCTCGAAATCTCACGCATCGTCCAGGGGTACGCCGACGATACGTCCATCGACGGTATCGTGATCACACACGGAACCGATACGCTGGAGGAAACGGCATACTTCCTCGACTGTACCGTCGATACGGCGAAACCCGTCATCGTCATCGGTGCCATGCGCAATTCCAGCGAGCCCGATTGGGACGGACCACGCAACGTGCGCGATGCCGTGACGGTCGCGGCGAATCCCGGTGTGTCGGGACTCGGTGTGATGGTCTGTCTCGGCGGTATGCTCACCGCCGCATCCGAGGCATCGAAGACGGATACGGAGGATCTCAACACGTTCACCAGCTTCGACTTCGGTCCACTCGGACGAGTGACGAACGGCCATCTGCTGATCCATCGCCGCCCCCTCCACCGCGAAGTCTTCAGGGTGGGGGAGCTGCCGTCGTCCGTACCGCTGCTCAAGTCCTATGCGGGTATGGACGGCATGCTGGTACGGGCCTGCAGGGAGCAGGGCGCTCAGGGACTGGTCGTGGAAGCCTTCGGTGTGGGGAACGTGACCCCGCCCGTCTACTACGAACTGTCTGAAGCCGTGGCCGCAGGCCTGCCCGTCGTTCTGGTCTCGCGTTGCCCGGTAGGACGGATCGAACATACCTATGCCTACGAAGGGGCCGGCCGTCATCTGCATGAAGCGGGTGTGATCTTCGCGGATTACCTGAACGGCCAGAAGGCCCGTATCAAGCTGATGTGCGCTCTCGGCGCAGGGGTGACCGTGGACGGTATCCGCGTGGCCTTTGAATGGGCCGATGCGGCGGAGGACATCACGACATGA